The following proteins are co-located in the Carassius gibelio isolate Cgi1373 ecotype wild population from Czech Republic chromosome A21, carGib1.2-hapl.c, whole genome shotgun sequence genome:
- the notch1a gene encoding neurogenic locus notch homolog protein 1, giving the protein MNRFLVKLTLLTAASLATAAQGQRCSEHCQNGGICELKLSGEATCRCPADFVGPQCQFPNPCSPSPCRNGGTCRARTQGNDVELTCDCVLGYSGPLCLTPVNHACMTSPCRNGGTCSLLTLENFTCRCPPGWSGKTCQQADPCASNPCANGGQCSAFESHYICSCPPNFHGQTCRQDVNECALSPSPCQNGGTCKNEVGSYLCLCPPEYAGTHCERLYHPCHPSPCRNGGTCLQTRGTSYTCTCLPGFTGQTCEHNVDDCTQHACENGGRCIDGVNTYNCHCDKHWTGQYCTEDVDECELSPNACQNGGTCHNTIGGFHCVCVNGWTGDDCSENIDDCASAACSPGATCHDRVASFFCECPHGRTGLLCHLDDACISNPCQKGSNCDTNPVSGKAICTCPPGYTGSACNQDIDECSLGANPCEHGGRCLNTKGSFQCKCLQGYEGPRCEMDVNECKSNPCQNDATCLDQIGGFHCICMPGYEGVFCQINTDDCASQPCLNSGKCIDKINSFHCECPKGFSGNLCQVDVDECASTPCKNGAKCTDGPNKYTCECTPGFAGAHCELDINECASSPCHYGVCRDGVAAFTCDCRPGYTGRLCETNINECLSQPCRNGGTCQDRENAYTCTCPKGTTGINCEINIDDCKRKPCDYGKCIDKINGYECVCEPGYTGSMCNINIDDCALNPCHNGGTCIDGINSFTCVCPEGFRDATCLSKHDECSSNPCIHGSCLDQINSYRCMCEAGWTGRNCDININECLSNPCVNGGTCKDMTSGYVCTCRAGFSGPNCQTNINECASNPCLNQGTCIDDVAGFKCNCMLPYTGEVCESVLAPCAQHPCKNGGVCVESEDFQSFSCACPAGWQGQTCEVDINECVRNPCTNGGVCENLRGGYKCRCNPGFSGELCQNDIDDCAPNPCSNGGVCQDRVNGFVCVCLAGFRGERCAEDIDECVSAPCRNRGNCTDCVNSYTCSCPVGFSGINCEINTPDCTESSCFNGGTCVDGINSFSCVCLPGFTGNYCQHDVNECDSRPCQNGGTCQDGYGTYKCTCPHGYTGLNCQGLVRWCDSSPCKNGGSCWQQGASFTCQCASGWTGIYCDVPSVSCEVAARQQGVSVAVLCRNAGQCVDVGNTHLCRCQAGYKGSYCQEQVDECMPNPCQNGATCTDYLGGYSCECVPGYHGVNCSKEINECVSQPCQNGGTCIDLINTYKCSCPRGTQGVHCEIDVDDCSPAVDPLTGEPRCFNGGRCVDRVGGFGCVCPDGFVGERCEGDVNECLSDPCDPNGSYNCVQLINDFRCECRTGYTGKHCETVFNGCKDTPCKNGGTCAVASNTKHGYICKCQPGYSGSSCEYDAQSCGSLRCRNGATCVSGHLSPRCLCLPGFSGHECQTRMDSPCLNNPCYNGGTCQPINDAPFFRCSCPANFNGLLCHILDYSFKGGQGRDIAPPPEVEIRCEIAQCEGRGGNAICDTQCNNHECGWDGGDCSLNFDDPWQNCSDALQCWRYFNDGKCDEQCASAGCLYDGFDCQRLEGQCNPLYDQYCRDHYADGHCDQGCNNAECEWDGLDCADDVPQKLAVGSLVLVVHIPPNELRNRSSSFLRELSGLLHTNVVFRRDANGEPLIFPYYGNEHELSKHKRSDWTDPAQLLQRARRSLTEFLKPRLRRELDQMEIKGSIVYLEIDNRQCYQQSDECFQSATDVAAFLGALASSGNLNVPYILEAVTSEDPPSKPGEMYPVFLVLLALAVLALGAVGVVVSRKRKREHGQLWFPEGFKVTEPKKKRREPVGEDSVGLKPLKNSLMDEQLSEWAEDDTAKRFQFEEQSILDMSGQLDHRQWTQQHLDAADLRLNSMAPTPPQGEIENDCMDVNVRGPDGFTPLMIASCSGGGLENENGEGEDDPSAEVINDFIYHGANLHNQTDRTGETALHLAARYARSDAAKRLLESCADANVQDNMGRTPLHAAVAADAQGVFQILIRNRATDLDARMHDGTTPLILATRLAVEGMVEELINCHADPNATDDSGKSALHWAAAVNNVDAAVILLKNRANKDLQNNKEETPLFLAAREGSYETAKVLLDHLANREIADHLDQLPRDIALERMHHDIVRLLEEYNLVQSPALPLSPPLCSPNTYLGIKPSPGGANNNNTAKKARKPSGKGVGGKDGGKDMRMKKKKSGEGKNGGIIEVSILSPVDSLESPHGYLSDVSSPPTMTSPFQQSPPITLNQLQGLADSHMGGALQSLGKQYDSAPPPRLSHLPVPNNGGGAQTASCDWLQRVQHQQQQAGFTTLIPSMLSATNMPQVMGYPTMQSSHLGAPSHMIHNHAHQNMAHMQHQNSATSGHALSHHFLGDLSGLDLQSGSGHTPIQTILSQESQCMATPISSMQFLTPPSQHSYSNPMDNTPSHQQQIPDHPFLTPSPGSPDQWSSSSPHSNLSDWSEGISSPPTSMQMNHIPEAFK; this is encoded by the exons GTGTCCTGCAGACTTCGTCGGCCCCCAGTGTCAGTTCCCGAACCCGTGCAGTCCATCACCGTGTCGTAACGGAGGCACGTGTCGCGCTAGGACACAGGGCAATGACGTGGAGCTGACCTGCGACTGTGTGTTGGGATACAGCGGGCCGCTCTGTCTGACACCTGTCAATCACGCGTGCATGACCTCCCCGTGCCGAAACGGAGGGACGTGCTCTCTGCTCACCCTCGAGAACTTCACCTGTCGCTGCCCACCTGGATGGTCAG GTAAAACATGCCAGCAGGCCGACCCGTGTGCATCGAACCCCTGTGCCAACGGCGGACAGTGTTCAGCGTTTGAGTCGCACTACATCTGCAGCTGTCCTCCTAACTTCCATGGACAGACGTGTCGGCAGGACGTGAATGAGTGTGCACTCTCACCCTCCCCCTGCCAGAACGGAGGCACCTGTAAAAATGAGGTGGGCTCGTACCTGTGCCTCTGCCCACCTGAGTACGCTGGCACACACTGCGAGCGTCTCTATCACCCGTGCCACCCCTCGCCCTGCAGGAACGGAGGCACCTGCTTACAGACCCGTGGCACCAGCTATACCTGCACCTGTCTGCCAG GGTTCACAGGTCAGACGTGCGAGCACAACGTTGACGACTGCACCCAGCACGCCTGTGAGAACGGAGGCAGGTGTATCGACGGCGTCAACACCTACAACTGCCACTGCGACAAACACTGGACCG GTCAGTACTGTACGGAGGATGTGGACGAGTGTGAGCTCTCTCCTAACGCCTGTCAGAACGGAGGAACGTGTCACAACACCATCGGCGGGTTTCACTGCGTGTGTGTGAACGGCTGGACGGGAGACGACTGCAGCGAGAACATCGACGACTGCGCCAGCGCTGCGTGTTCACCGGGAGCCACCTGCCACGACAGAGTCGCCTCCTTCTTCTGCGAGTGTCCACACGGacgcacag GTCTTCTGTGTCACCTTGATGACGCCTGCATCAGTAACCCATGTCAGAAAGGCTCAAACTGTGACACAAACCCAGTGAGCGGAAAAGCCATCTGCACCTGTCCGCCCGGGTACACGGGATCGGCCTGCAACCAAGACATCGATGAGTGCTCCCTTG GCGCAAACCCGTGTGAGCATGGTGGACGGTGTCTCAACACTAAAGGCTCTTTCCAGTGCAAGTGTCTCCAAGGCTATGAAGGCCCACGCTGTGAAATGGACGTCAACGAGTGCAAGTCGAACCCCTGTCAGAACGACGCCACCTGCCTCGACCAGATCGGTGGTTTCCACTGCATCTGCATGCCAG GCTACGAGGGTGTGTTTTGTCAAATAAACACAGATGACTGCGCATCACAGCCTTGTCTCAACAGTGGAAAATGCATTGACAAGATCAACTCGTTCCACTGCGAATGCCCCAAAG GGTTCTCTGGGAATCTGTGTCAGGTGGATGTGGATGAGTGCGCCAGCACACCGTGTAAAAATGGCGCTAAATGCACAGACGGACCGAACAAATACACCTGTGAATGCACTCCAG GGTTTGCTGGCGCTCACTGTGAGCTGGACATCAACGAGTGCGCGTCGAGCCCTTGTCATTACGGCGTGTGTCGGGACGGTGTGGCCGCTTTCACCTGTGATTGTCGCCCAGGATACACGGGCCGCCTGTGTGAGACCAACATAAACGAATGCTTGAGCCAACCCTGCCGAAACGGAGGCACCTGCCAGGACAGAGAGAACGCGTACACCTGTACCTGTCCTAAAGGAACCACAg GAATAAACTGCGAGATAAACATTGACGACTGCAAGAGAAAACCATGTGACTATGGAAAGTGCATCGACAAGATCAACGgctacgagtgtgtgtgtgaacccgGATACACAG GTTCAATGTGTAACATCAACATTGACGACTGCGCATTAAACCCGTGTCATAATGGCGGCACCTGCATCGACGGCATCAACAGCTTCACCTGCGTCTGTCCGGAGGGTTTCCGTGATGCCACCTGCCTCTCCAAACACGACGAGTGCTCCAGCAACCCCTGTATTCACGGCAGCTGCCTGGACCAGATCAACAGCTACAGATGCATGTGTGAGGCCGGCTGGACGGGACGCAACTGTGACATCAACATCAACGAGTGTTTGTCCAACCCGTGTGTGAACGGAGGCACCTGTAAGGACATGACCAGCGGCTACGTGTGCACCTGCAGAGCTGGCTTCAGCG GTCCCAACTGCCAGACAAATATTAACGAGTGTGCATCCAACCCCTGCCTAAACCAGGGCACCTGCATTGACGATGTGGCTGGATTCAAGTGCAACTGCATGCTGCCTTACACCG gcgAGGTGTGTGAGAGCGTTTTGGCTCCCTGCGCTCAGCATCCTTGTAAGAACGGAGGCGTTTGTGTCGAATCCGAGGATTTTCAGAGCTTCTCTTGTGCTTGTCCTGCCGGATGGCaag GTCAGACGTGTGAGGTGGACATTAACGAGTGTGTGAGGAATCCTTGCACTAACGGAGGAGTGTGTGAGAACCTGCGTGGAGGATATAAGTGTCGCTGCAACCCTGGATTCAGTGGAGAGCTGTGCCAGAACGATATTGACGACTGTGCACCAA atccgTGCAGTAACGGCGGTGTGTGTCAGGACCGTGTGAacggctttgtgtgtgtgtgcttggctGGTTTCCGTGGAGAGCGCTGTGCAGAGGATATAGACGAGTGTGTGAGCGCCCCCTGCCGGAACAGAGGGAACTGCACCGACTGCGTCAACAGCTACACCTGCAGCTGTCCTGTAGGATTCAGCGGCATCAACTGTGAGATCAACACCCCCGACTGCACTGAGAG CTCGTGTTTTAATGGAGGAACATGTGTGGACGGCATAAACTCGTTCTCATGCGTGTGTTTGCCGGGATTCACCGGGAATTACTGCCAGCATGACGTTAACGAGTGCGACTCGCGGCCGTGCCAAAACGGAGGCACCTGTCAGGACGGATACGGCACCTACAAATGCACCTGTCCACACGGATACACCGGACTCAACTGCCAG GGTCTGGTGCGCTGGTGTGACTCGTCCCCCTGTAAGAACGGTGGCTCATGTTGGCAGCAGGGGGCGTCCTTCACCTGCCAGTGTGCCAGCGGCTGGACGGGCATCTACTGTGACGTCCCCAGTGTCAGCTGTGAGGTCGCAGCCAGGCAGCAAG GCGTGTCTGTGGCGGTTCTGTGTCGTAACGCGGGTCAGTGTGTAGACGTGGGGAACACACACCTGTGCAGATGTCAGGCCGGATACAAGGGCAGCTACTGTCAGGAGCAGGTGGACGAGTGCATGCCGAACCCCTGCCAGAACGGAGCCACCTGCACCGATTACCTGGGAGGATACAGCTGTGag TGCGTTCCTGGATATCACGGAGTCAACTGCAGCAAGGAGATAAACGAGTGTGTGTCTCAACCCTGCCAGAACGGAGGAACCTGCATCGACCTCATCAACACGTACAAATGCTCCTGTCCGCGGGGAACACAAG GGGTTCACTGTGAGATTGACGTTGATGATTGTTCCCCGGCCGTGGATCCGTTAACCGGCGAGCCGCGCTGTTTTAACGGCGGCCGCTGCGTGGACCGTGTTGGAGGTTTCGGCTGCGTGTGTCCGGATGGTTTTGTGGGCGAGCGCTGTGAGGGCGATGTCAACGAGTGCCTGTCTGACCCCTGTGACCCCAACGGATCCTACAACTGCGTACAGCTCATCAATGACTTCCGCTGCGAGTGCCGTACAGGATACACCG gTAAGCATTGTGAAACTGTGTTCAATGGTTGCAAGGACACACCATGCAAAAATGGAGGAACGTGTGCTGTAGCGAGTAACACCAAACATGGATACATCTGCAAGTGTCAGCCG GGTTACTCTGGCTCCTCCTGTGAATATGACGCCCAATCCTGCGGCTCCCTGCGCTGTCGTAATGGTGCTACCTGTGTCTCGGGACACCTGAGTCCCCGCTGTCTCTGCCTGCCGGGCTTCAGTGGACACGAGTGCCAAACACGCATGGACTCGCCCTGCCTCAACAACCCCTGCTACAACGGCGGCACCTGCCAACCCATAAACGACGCCCCGTTCTTCCGCTGCTCCTGCCCCGCCAACTTCAACGGACTCCTCTGCCACATCCTTGACTACTCCTTCAAAGGAGGGCAGGGCCGAGACATCGCCCCGCCTCCGGAGGTGGAGATCCGATGTGAAATCGCTCAGTGTGAAGGAAGGGGTGGAAATGCCATCTGTGATACCCAGTGTAACAATCACGAGTGTGGATGGGACGGCGGCGACTGCTCTCTGAATTTCGACGACCCGTGGCAGAACTGTAGTGACGCCCTGCAGTGCTGGAGGTACTTCAACGACGGGAAATGCGATGAGCAATGCGCCAGTGCTGGCTGCTTGTATGATGGCTTCGACTGCCAAAGACTGGAGGGGCAGTGCAA TCCGCTGTACGATCAGTACTGTAGGGATCACTATGCAGATGGTCACTGCGACCAGGGCTGTAATAACGCCGAGTGCGAATGGGACGGTCTGGACTGCGCTGATGACGTTCCTCAGAAACTGGCTGTGGGAAGTCTGGTTCTAGTGGTGCACATCCCACCAAATGAACTTCGCAACCGCTCCTCATCTTTCCTCCGCGAGCTGAGTGGACTGCTGCATACCAACGTGGTGTTTCGCCGCGACGCTAACGGAGAGCCGCTCATTTTCCCATACTATGGCAACGAGCACGAGCTGAGCAAGCACAAGCGCTCTGATTGGACGGACCCGGCACAGCTGCTGCAGCGCGctaggaggagcctgacagagttCCTTAAGCCCCGCCTACGACGGGAACTCGATCAGATGGAGATCAAAGG gtccatcgTGTATCTAGAGATTGACAACCGTCAGTGTTATCAGCAGTCTGATGAGTGTTTCCAGAGTGCCACGGATGTGGCGGCTTTCCTCGGAGCGCTGGCCTCTAGCGGGAATCTCAATGTTCCTTACATCCTCGAGGCTGTCACAA GTGAGGACCCCCCGTCGAAGCCAGGAGAGATGTACCCCGTGTTCCTGGTGCTGCTGGCGCTGGCCGTTCTGGCGCTGGGGGCTGTGGGCGTCGTGGTctccaggaagaggaagagggaacATGGGCAGCTTTGGTTCCCCGAGGGATTTAAAGTCACAGAACCCAAAAAGAAACGAAGGGAACCAGTCGGAGAGGATTCTGTGGGACTCAA GCCTCTGAAAAACTCTCTGATGGATGAACAACTGAGCGAATGGGCAGAAGACGACACGGCTAAACGCTTCCAG tttGAGGAGCAGTCTATTCTGGACATGAGCGGTCAGCTGGATCACAGGCAGTGGACGCAGCAGCACCTGGACGCCGCTGACCTGCGTCTGAACTCTATGGCTCCGACTCCACCACAGGGTGAGATCGAGAACGACTGCATGGACGTCAACGTCCGCGGGCCTG ACGGTTTCACTCCGCTGATGATCGCGTCGTGCAGCGGCGGCGGTCTCGAGAATGAAAACGGTGAGGGAGAAGACGATCCCTCTGCTGAAGTCATCAATGACTTTATCTACCACGGCGCTAACCTGCACAATCAGACGGACCGAACCGGGGAGACCGCGCTGCACCTGGCAGCCCGCTACGCCCGCTCAGACGCGGCCAAACGCCTGCTGGAGTCGTGCGCCGATGCTAACGTTCAGGATAACATGGGCCGCACGCCTCTCCACGCCGCTGTCGCTGCTGACGCACAGGGAGTCTTCCAG ATTCTTATTCGGAACCGAGCGACGGATCTGGACGCCCGCATGCATGATGGGACGACTCCGCTGATCCTGGCCACCCGATTGGCTGTCGAGGGAATGGTGGAAGAGCTCATTAACTGCCATGCAGATCCCAATGCTACTGATGATTCTG GTAAATCGGCTCTTCACTGGGCGGCTGCAGTTAATAATGTGGACGCTGCTGTCATTCTTCTGAAGAATAGAGCAAATAAAGACCTACAGAATAACAAG GAGGAGACACCACTTTTCCTGGCCGCTCGTGAGGGAAGTTACGAAACCGCTAAAGTCCTTCTTGATCACTTGGCCAACCGTGAGATCGCGGATCACCTAGACCAGCTTCCACGCGACATCGCGCTTGAGCGCATGCACCACGACATCGTCCGTCTATTAGAAGAATACAACCTGGTCCAGAGTCCCGCGCTGCCCTTATCGCCCCCTCTCTGCTCGCCCAACACCTATCTGGGCATCAAACCTAGCCCGGGCGgtgccaacaacaacaacacggcCAAGAAGGCACGGAAACCAAGCGGTAAAGGCGTCGGAGGTAAGGATGGCGGAAAAGACAtgagaatgaaaaagaaaaagagcggAGAGGGCAAAAATGGAGGCATTATAGAAGTGTCCATCCTCTCGCCAGTTGATTCGCTGGAGTCGCCGCACGGTTACCTGTCGGACGTCTCGTCCCCGCCCACAATGACATCACCATTCCAACAGTCCCCGCCCATCACTTTAAATCAACTCCAAGGGTTGGCTGACTCCCACATGGGTGGAGCTCTTCAGAGTTTAGGGAAGCAGTATGACTCCGCCCCTCCTCCGCGCTTATCCCATCTGCCAGTGCCTAACAATGGAGGCGGGGCTCAAACGGCGTCATGCGATTGGCTGCAAAGAGTGCAGCACCAGCAACAGCAGGCAGGCTTCACAACCCTGATACCCTCAATGCTCTCTGCCACCAATATGCCACAGGTCATGGgctatcccacaatgcaaagcAGCCACCTCGGCGCCCCGTCGCACATGATTCACAACCACGCCCACCAGAATATGGCGCACATGCAGCACCAAAACAGCGCCACTTCTGGCCACGCCCTCTCTCATCACTTCCTAGGTGACCTAAGTGGGCTGGATCTTCAGTCCGGGTCAGGACACACCCCCATCCAGACTATCCTATCACAGGAGAGCCAGTGCATGGCTACGCCCATTTCTAGCATGCAGTTTCTGACTCCACCTTCTCAACATAGCTATTCCAACCCTATGGACAACACACCCAGTCACCAGCAGCAGATTCCCGACCACCCGTTCCTTACTCCCTCCCCTGGATCTCCCGACCAATGGTCAAGCTCGTCTCCACATTCCAACCTGTCTGATTGGTCAGAGGGTATCTCAAGCCCGCCCACCAGTATGCAGATGAACCATATCCCAGAGGCCTTTAAGTAG